In Dama dama isolate Ldn47 chromosome 10, ASM3311817v1, whole genome shotgun sequence, the sequence CCCCACTGTGAGTGCTCTGACGAGATATAAACTCAGAGGTAGAAAGAAAGGTCTTCGAACACTCAGGACACTTTAAGGGTTTGAATTTTGAGAAGGAAAGCAAAATTTCCCCCCAATTGCTATAGTGTTCAGATTGTCCTTGTGGCCTCTCCCGGGCAGGGGTATGAGGGCTGCCCAAAGCATTTCCTGCCGGGACTGCACGGCTGCTGGGCGGCTGACCCGTGCTTTTCCTCAGGCAAAGCCAGATTTGTTTTCTGACCGACATATTTATTGCTGGCTTTTGTGGCAGTGTGGGTTTTCTGATGCTGTGACAGTCCCCGGAGCCTCGTGAACCCCCTTCCACATATGCCACACCTGTGGATTTTCTCCTTTGGGTGAGCCTTCCTGTGCTGAGACAGGTGCGAGGGCCGGCGGAAGCTGCCGCCGCACTGTGCACACTTATATGGCTTCTCGCCAGTGTGGATTATCTTGTGAGCTCTCAGGTTGGATCTGTGATTGAAAATCTTCCTGCAGTCATCACATTTACACTTTTTCTTTCCTGCGTGTGTTTTCTGATGCAAAACGAGGCATGAACTATGACTGAAGCTTTGATCACATTCAGGACACTTGTATGACTTTTTGGTTCCTTCTTCGGGAAATGGAAGAATTTCAGGAAGTGCTCTGGTTCCTAAACTTTGAGCTAGTTCTATCAATGGGGTATGGTTTTCAATGGTAACTAAAAGGCTTCTGAACCTTTTCGTGCAAGCAGGAGTTCCACCTGATATTTTCCTTTCAAAGTTTCCAGCTCCATGCTCAGAAGACTTTTCTGGGTAACAGATGAGGGGCACAGCAAGGGAACATTTTTCTAAGGCAAGCTCTTCAAGTCCCATAGATTCTAGATGTAGCTGCTGATTATCTTAATCTTATCATCTTCTgctgataaaaacaaaacaaaatataaacaccCTCAAGTAGTACTGGGGGAAGAACAAACTATTGATAGTTACACAGAGGACCAGGAAGTTGTAGCATGGCTGACAAAACTCAGGCCTGCCAGAAAGAAAAAGTCGTTCCTTTTTAGTGTTCTCCCAAATATTCATAATTTATAAAGCCAATATGTCAATCCAAAagggattttcttttccttccaaagCAACAGCCCTACGACTGCCCCAGTTCGCTGCCTAGAAAGGGTTTATGGGCTGCAGGGCAGTGTGTGGAAACCCAGTCTTCAGTGGTTTTGCTGATTCAAGAAGACCAAATTCAGGAAAGTCAACGCAGCTAGAATGTGATGGCAAAATACCAGAGAAGCGAACAGATGTCCGGGCAGTGAGCTCTGGGCATCTAGATGGGTCTCCTTAAGACTCTGGCTGCATATTAATCTCCACATACATGTGAGGAAACAACCCCAGGCCCAGGAAAGAACCACCAAAAAGGAATAGAAAGAGCAATCTCCAGAGTTCACAAAACACTTCAGTAGTTCATGTTCCAAagtggagacagtccctgccgCACAAAGCATCAGGCCGTATCCATACTGCCTTAGCAGGAGGCCAAATCAGCCCTAGATTAAAGATTGCTCTGAACACACCCGAACAGAACAAAACGCAAGCCTTGAAAGGATCATATTGATTCCAAGTAACTTAAATTAGGACACCACACCAAAGTctgaaaactattttgaaaaaaacaacaaaacccagcATCCAACAACATAAAACTCACAATGTCCAACATCCAAGCAAAAATTACCAGGCatggaaagaagcagaaaaatatgaCCTGTAACTAGAAGCAAAATCAATCAACAAAAGCAGACCCAGAGATGACAGATGACAAAACTAGtagaaagaacatttaaaaagctaTTACAAATGTGCTTCACGTGTTCAAGAAGttagaggaaaacaacataatgaagaaagaagtagaaaatataaaatgcgAGTTATGGGAAAGTTCAAATAGtcaaccctgctgctgctgctaagttgggtcagtcgtgtccaactctgtgcgaccccatagacggcagcccaccaggctcccccatccctgggattcttcaggcaagaacactggagtgggttgccatttccttctccaatgcatgaaagtgaaaagtgaaagtgaagtcgctcagtcctgtccaactcttcgcgaccccatagacggcagcccaccaggctcccccgtccctgggattttccaggcaagagtactggagtggggtgccgttgccttctccgagtCAATCCTAGTCAAGGATAAAATCTACTCAGCCATGGGGACATTTCTACATATAGCTCCTCTTAGTTAGAAAGGCACACCATTCCCTTAAGATTAAAGCAATTTCCAATTTTAGCAAATAATAGTAACCCATACTAATGGAATTTCACAAGTAAAATTATGAATTGACCATAACAAATATTTGGAATGATTACTAGGTAGTGCCATGTCTTATGCAAAACCATAGTCACTGTAATAGACagaatttttgccttttttggccacacccttcAGCTTGCCAGATTTTTTTCTCCACCTGGGTAGTGCTaatcactggagcaccagggaattaCTGATTTTTGCCTAAGACTCATCTCACCCTTTGAAAATCACACTCTCATTCAAGTTACTGTCATTTCCACATAAATCATTCAAGGATAGGTCCCATTCTCCCATACCAACACGTGGATGAGATATGCAATCCTAATCCTAGAAAGTTCCAAAACGCAGGAAAAAC encodes:
- the ZNF597 gene encoding zinc finger protein 597, with protein sequence MLGKTEGNYISQNTRAELRKSSRVDSVTRLSGQDCSFSSLMCPEVPVATGRKHYHHPTPPHPQDGIHTPYNRGPDNQQLHLESMGLEELALEKCSLAVPLICYPEKSSEHGAGNFERKISGGTPACTKRFRSLLVTIENHTPLIELAQSLGTRALPEILPFPEEGTKKSYKCPECDQSFSHSSCLVLHQKTHAGKKKCKCDDCRKIFNHRSNLRAHKIIHTGEKPYKCAQCGGSFRRPSHLSQHRKAHPKEKIHRCGICGRGFTRLRGLSQHQKTHTATKASNKYVGQKTNLALPEEKHGSAAQQPCSPGRKCFGQPSYPCPGEATRTI